A stretch of Desulfitobacterium dichloroeliminans LMG P-21439 DNA encodes these proteins:
- a CDS encoding phage holin family protein → METIADVILKFLDLFDAQFADIRSKLFKILIAVGLLVVALVLAITAFVMFIYGCFLGLGLLMPPFLAAFAVALVAIILGGGLVLCAKKKIA, encoded by the coding sequence ATGGAAACTATAGCAGATGTTATTCTAAAATTTCTCGACTTATTTGATGCGCAGTTTGCAGATATCCGCAGTAAACTTTTTAAGATCCTGATAGCAGTCGGCTTACTTGTCGTCGCTCTCGTATTAGCGATTACTGCTTTTGTTATGTTTATTTACGGCTGTTTCCTCGGCTTAGGTCTGCTGATGCCACCATTCCTGGCAGCATTTGCTGTGGCCCTTGTGGCAATAATCCTGGGAGGGGGGCTGGTGCTTTGCGCAAAGAAAAAAATAGCTTAA
- a CDS encoding HutP family protein produces MPENNKRQAKPSLERTAMALALAEPHEEMNELRKQMFSQNVYCAVTELRGTYNDLQPSGKLTHSVIAEAIRADAIRKEPKAICAITYAILEASQGIFVQDNSCTHYELKVGIASNQNWIAIAIFGRSSLHALTERCRVGLGYTHL; encoded by the coding sequence ATGCCGGAAAACAATAAGAGACAAGCCAAGCCTTCCCTTGAAAGAACTGCAATGGCCTTAGCTTTAGCAGAACCTCATGAAGAAATGAATGAGTTAAGAAAGCAGATGTTTTCGCAAAATGTCTACTGTGCAGTAACCGAATTACGTGGGACTTATAATGACTTACAACCCTCGGGGAAGTTGACTCATTCAGTGATAGCAGAAGCAATCCGCGCTGATGCAATCCGAAAGGAGCCTAAGGCAATATGCGCTATAACCTATGCCATCCTAGAAGCGAGTCAGGGAATTTTTGTTCAAGATAATAGTTGTACTCATTATGAACTAAAGGTGGGGATTGCCAGTAATCAAAACTGGATTGCCATCGCTATCTTTGGGCGATCTTCCTTACATGCTCTTACTGAGAGATGTAGAGTGGGCTTGGGGTATACGCATTTGTAA
- a CDS encoding ammonium transporter, with product MASSGLIDSGDTSFIIISTALVFLMTPGLALFYGGMVRKKNVLSTVMHSFIIMGVSSVLWISVGFSLAFGTDYGGMIGSFQWLGLNGVGMEPNPDYSGTIPFLLFMAFQMMFTLITPAIISGSIAERMRFPAFLGFIVLWLLMVYYPLAHWVWGVGGFLREMGALDFAGGTVVHISSGVTGLVAASILGKRKGYGKEPMAPHQLPMTVLGAGLLWFGWFGFNAGSALGANGLAVMALVTTNTSAAAGALAWTATEWIHRGKPTILGAASGAIAGLVAITPGAGFVTPMSSLVIGLIGGAICYFSVSVLKAKLGYDDSLDAFGCHGIGGIWGALATGIFASASLGGTDGLLYGNAAQVGIQAIGVVITIVLAVVATFVIMKLVSVFTPLRVTAEEEELGLDISQHGEQAYPDFIGSGYLPAFATAVKTVGAPAASGQPGK from the coding sequence ATGGCAAGTAGTGGGCTAATAGATTCAGGAGACACAAGCTTCATAATTATTTCAACAGCACTCGTCTTTCTTATGACTCCCGGGTTGGCTTTGTTTTACGGGGGAATGGTTCGCAAAAAGAACGTACTGAGTACGGTGATGCATAGTTTTATTATCATGGGTGTCTCTTCCGTATTATGGATCTCAGTTGGTTTTAGTTTAGCCTTTGGCACAGATTATGGTGGTATGATTGGAAGTTTTCAGTGGCTAGGTCTTAATGGAGTCGGTATGGAACCTAATCCAGATTATTCGGGAACGATTCCCTTCCTATTATTTATGGCCTTCCAAATGATGTTTACCCTGATTACGCCCGCTATAATATCGGGTTCCATTGCGGAACGGATGAGATTTCCCGCCTTTTTAGGATTTATCGTGCTTTGGTTGCTCATGGTATATTATCCTCTTGCACACTGGGTATGGGGTGTCGGCGGCTTTTTGCGTGAAATGGGAGCGCTGGATTTTGCCGGTGGAACCGTTGTGCATATCAGTTCAGGAGTTACGGGTCTAGTGGCGGCTTCAATCCTTGGCAAACGTAAAGGATATGGGAAAGAGCCCATGGCTCCCCACCAATTGCCTATGACTGTTTTAGGTGCAGGCCTTCTCTGGTTTGGCTGGTTTGGCTTTAATGCTGGCAGTGCCTTAGGTGCCAATGGGCTAGCTGTCATGGCCCTCGTCACGACCAATACGTCTGCAGCTGCAGGGGCCTTAGCATGGACCGCTACGGAATGGATTCACCGTGGCAAGCCCACTATCCTAGGGGCAGCCAGTGGCGCAATCGCAGGACTCGTTGCGATTACCCCAGGTGCAGGATTTGTCACTCCCATGTCCTCCCTAGTTATTGGTCTTATCGGTGGAGCAATCTGCTACTTCAGCGTCAGTGTGCTTAAGGCAAAACTTGGCTATGATGATTCCTTGGATGCCTTCGGATGCCATGGGATCGGCGGAATTTGGGGAGCTTTAGCCACGGGTATCTTTGCCTCAGCCTCCCTAGGGGGAACAGACGGACTATTGTATGGAAATGCGGCACAGGTGGGTATTCAAGCAATTGGAGTTGTCATCACGATAGTTCTGGCAGTTGTCGCAACTTTCGTGATTATGAAGCTGGTCAGTGTATTTACTCCCTTGCGTGTTACGGCTGAAGAAGAAGAGCTGGGCTTGGATATCTCCCAGCATGGTGAACAAGCCTACCCAGATTTTATTGGCAGTGGCTATTTACCCGCGTTTGCTACAGCAGTCAAAACCGTAGGTGCTCCTGCAGCCAGTGGTCAACCGGGAAAATAA
- a CDS encoding P-II family nitrogen regulator, with product MKKIEAIIRPGSLDDVQAALDRFGVSGLTVTQVIGCGNQKGHTQVYRGVEYKVYLLPKVKIEVVVKDELVEQLLAIITQAARSGEVGDGKIFVYPVEQAVRIRTGQQGEAAL from the coding sequence ATGAAGAAGATTGAAGCGATTATTAGACCGGGTAGCCTTGATGATGTGCAAGCTGCGCTCGATCGTTTTGGGGTTAGTGGCTTAACAGTAACCCAAGTCATTGGCTGTGGGAATCAAAAGGGCCACACTCAAGTATACCGGGGAGTAGAGTATAAAGTATATCTACTCCCAAAGGTGAAGATTGAAGTGGTTGTGAAGGACGAACTGGTTGAACAACTGTTAGCCATCATTACCCAAGCTGCTCGCAGTGGCGAAGTTGGGGATGGGAAAATATTTGTCTACCCCGTGGAACAAGCGGTGCGCATCCGCACGGGCCAACAAGGCGAGGCCGCGCTCTAG
- a CDS encoding S1C family serine protease, translating to MNENEYYVAPPEPPQRKPRLMPLVAICLISALIGGVSSVSLVQYISPETLRTVGSTGSIQSTNNANTVSLLANSLPTESNSPVVQVAKNVGPAVVGISNYQPFSNIHSYGYGFSFGSQENTRSSELVEAGTGSGFIIDAKQGYIVTNYHVIEGAQKITVSLSDGRNLEAKLVGSDAKTDLAVLKLSDTSNLTEVTLGESSKIEVGEYVVAIGNPGGNEFARSVTAGVISATNRTLAMSGESTLYNMLQTDAAINPGNSGGPLVNYNGQVIGINSAKYAESGFEGMGFAIPITEATTIIEQLIGTGTAKHPALYVSVSDQYLAYAEEEKLPLGAYIYQVDPNGPAGKAGILEKDVITHIDGVKVENSTELIGEIYKHNVGDQVTLTFVRNGEVKEVKVTLGEMAAQ from the coding sequence ATGAATGAAAATGAATATTATGTAGCCCCACCTGAGCCCCCCCAAAGAAAGCCGCGGCTGATGCCATTAGTTGCTATCTGCCTTATCAGTGCCCTCATCGGGGGAGTCTCCTCTGTCTCCCTAGTGCAATATATCAGTCCAGAAACGTTGCGCACGGTGGGATCCACGGGATCCATACAATCCACGAATAATGCTAACACCGTTTCCCTGCTTGCCAATTCTCTACCGACTGAATCAAATTCACCTGTCGTTCAAGTGGCAAAGAATGTGGGGCCCGCTGTCGTTGGCATCTCAAATTACCAGCCTTTCTCAAATATTCATAGCTATGGTTACGGTTTTAGCTTTGGTTCCCAAGAGAACACCAGAAGTTCCGAATTGGTGGAAGCAGGAACAGGTTCTGGCTTTATCATCGATGCCAAGCAGGGCTATATCGTCACGAACTATCATGTGATTGAGGGCGCTCAGAAAATCACCGTCAGTCTCAGCGACGGACGCAACCTTGAAGCAAAACTCGTCGGCTCCGATGCGAAGACAGATTTAGCCGTACTTAAACTATCTGATACCAGCAATCTAACCGAAGTCACACTCGGAGAATCCTCAAAGATTGAAGTGGGCGAGTATGTGGTTGCTATCGGTAACCCAGGTGGTAACGAATTCGCACGCTCGGTCACAGCAGGGGTTATCTCCGCTACCAACCGTACCCTTGCTATGTCCGGCGAATCCACCCTATATAATATGCTCCAAACCGATGCCGCCATCAATCCCGGCAACAGCGGCGGCCCACTTGTGAATTACAACGGCCAAGTCATCGGCATTAACTCGGCGAAGTATGCCGAAAGTGGCTTTGAGGGTATGGGATTTGCCATCCCCATCACTGAAGCCACCACAATTATTGAGCAATTGATCGGCACCGGAACAGCGAAGCATCCGGCCCTCTACGTCTCCGTTAGTGATCAATACCTAGCTTACGCTGAGGAAGAAAAGCTCCCACTCGGGGCTTATATCTACCAAGTTGACCCCAATGGGCCCGCCGGCAAAGCGGGCATCCTTGAAAAGGATGTAATCACCCATATCGACGGAGTAAAAGTCGAGAACTCCACAGAGCTCATCGGCGAGATTTACAAGCACAATGTAGGGGACCAAGTGACCCTTACCTTCGTCCGCAATGGAGAAGTTAAAGAAGTGAAAGTTACCCTAGGCGAAATGGCCGCCCAATGA
- a CDS encoding DUF1858 domain-containing protein, whose translation MLTGAEKITDVVEKHPETVEVFQKYGMHCFGCMAARFENVEQGATAHGIDVPNLIKDLNKAISK comes from the coding sequence ATGTTAACAGGTGCAGAAAAAATTACCGATGTTGTTGAGAAACATCCTGAAACAGTAGAAGTCTTCCAAAAATACGGCATGCATTGCTTCGGGTGCATGGCGGCTCGTTTTGAGAACGTGGAACAAGGTGCTACAGCTCATGGAATTGATGTTCCTAATCTTATCAAGGATTTAAACAAAGCTATCTCTAAATAA
- a CDS encoding thioredoxin family protein has protein sequence MSLEQLNPTKFEEIIYDNGDPCLVIFSRKSCHVCKEVVPVLEELKPKYEGKFGFYYVDVEDEKALFQRFSLKGVPQILFFNEGEYQGKMAGAVEDDKVEEKIAEVLGA, from the coding sequence ATGTCATTAGAACAATTAAACCCAACCAAATTTGAGGAGATTATCTATGATAATGGTGATCCTTGTTTAGTTATCTTCTCAAGAAAATCATGTCACGTGTGTAAAGAGGTTGTTCCTGTACTTGAAGAGTTAAAGCCAAAGTATGAAGGTAAATTCGGTTTCTACTATGTCGATGTTGAAGACGAAAAAGCTTTATTCCAAAGATTTTCTTTAAAAGGTGTTCCTCAAATTCTCTTCTTTAATGAAGGCGAATATCAAGGAAAAATGGCTGGGGCAGTCGAAGACGATAAAGTAGAAGAAAAAATCGCCGAAGTTTTGGGGGCTTAA
- a CDS encoding FAD-dependent oxidoreductase — MENYDLIIIGGGPAGLTSAIYGGRAKLKTLLINKGTIGGMVDTTREIVNYPGYIETTGPDLMKAFSDHAKSFGVEFLKDEVLSVDFSQEEKIIKTKKGKEFAAKVAIIGCGSQPRLLNIPGETRLRGNGVAYCATCDAEFFEGEDVVVVGSGDQAIEEGMFIAKFAKKVTVIVLHDEGVLDCNKVSAERAASHPKMNFIWNSTVAEVLGEENVEAVKIKNIKTGESYDYPCQGVFFFVGMVPSTGFLKDSGITMDKRGYIPVSELMETNIEGVYAVGDNRVKYLRQVVTSAGDGATAAVAAERYIDEVNSFNAEVLQSDKKVLLLFFNAMVNESLAFSTLLEELNSELGNEYKVVKVDLATKKILAQKYQIEAAPAVIVLDQGKEVKRLECSMDKESVKAQL; from the coding sequence GTGGAAAACTATGATTTAATTATTATTGGAGGAGGTCCTGCTGGACTGACCTCAGCCATCTATGGTGGTCGAGCTAAACTTAAGACCTTACTTATCAATAAAGGAACCATTGGCGGTATGGTCGATACGACTCGTGAAATTGTTAACTATCCTGGTTACATTGAAACGACCGGACCAGATCTAATGAAGGCTTTTTCTGATCATGCTAAAAGCTTTGGGGTGGAATTTCTAAAAGATGAAGTGCTTAGTGTTGACTTTTCACAAGAAGAAAAGATAATCAAAACTAAGAAGGGTAAAGAATTTGCTGCCAAAGTCGCTATCATTGGTTGCGGTAGTCAACCTAGATTACTCAATATCCCAGGAGAAACAAGGTTGCGGGGAAATGGAGTGGCTTACTGTGCCACCTGTGACGCTGAGTTTTTCGAAGGGGAAGACGTTGTAGTCGTTGGTAGCGGTGACCAAGCCATCGAAGAAGGTATGTTTATTGCCAAGTTTGCCAAAAAAGTTACAGTTATTGTGTTACATGATGAAGGGGTTCTTGACTGCAACAAAGTAAGCGCTGAGAGGGCCGCTAGCCATCCGAAAATGAACTTTATCTGGAACTCCACAGTGGCCGAAGTCCTTGGTGAAGAGAATGTTGAAGCCGTGAAAATCAAGAACATTAAGACTGGAGAATCCTATGATTACCCCTGCCAAGGCGTGTTCTTCTTTGTCGGCATGGTCCCTTCCACAGGATTCTTAAAAGATAGTGGTATTACTATGGATAAGCGTGGTTATATCCCTGTCAGTGAGCTGATGGAAACAAATATTGAGGGTGTCTACGCTGTTGGTGATAATCGCGTCAAATACTTGAGGCAAGTAGTGACGTCAGCCGGTGATGGGGCTACAGCAGCGGTGGCAGCTGAACGCTATATCGATGAAGTTAATAGCTTTAACGCAGAGGTTCTCCAAAGCGATAAGAAAGTGTTACTGTTGTTCTTCAATGCTATGGTGAATGAAAGCTTGGCCTTCAGCACCTTATTGGAAGAATTAAACAGTGAATTGGGGAATGAGTATAAGGTTGTCAAAGTGGACTTGGCCACCAAGAAAATTCTCGCCCAAAAATATCAGATTGAAGCTGCACCAGCAGTGATTGTTTTAGATCAGGGTAAAGAAGTGAAGCGCTTGGAGTGCTCGATGGATAAGGAAAGTGTCAAAGCTCAGTTGTAA
- a CDS encoding PLP-dependent aminotransferase family protein, producing the protein MLTYSFETIGSESMYEYLYHCIKKDILQKKLKPDEKLPSKRAFAKNLGVSIITIENAYAQLAAEGYIYTLPKRGYFVANLEGQTLHPLRERQQKTQGQKQKNEPAYYADFVRNSVAPDSFPFSVWTKLLRDVTDTESEASLLSDTSVGGVMKLRQALAEHLYQFRGLSVEPEQIIVGAGTQYLYSVLIQLLGRNRSYAVEDPGYPRLMKIYESNDVTCHPIPMDPSGIIPDYIKSSGAQILHITPSHHFPTGIVMPVSRRYELLSWAAQQNEHYIIEDDYDCEFRLFGKPIPTLQSIDIMEKVIYINTFSKSLAPTFRISYMVLPRHLVERYYERLGFYSCTVSTFEQFTLARFISEGYFEKHINRMRTYYRKQRDTILKAIRQSDLCPYVTIREEDSGLHFLMKIHTQIDDAKLILAAKNAGIRISCVSQYYHDNQDHQTHEIILNYSGIEPDKINTAIQRLSRSLLAVILHPEDAT; encoded by the coding sequence ATGTTGACCTATTCTTTTGAAACGATAGGGTCAGAAAGTATGTATGAATATCTTTATCATTGCATCAAAAAGGATATTCTACAAAAAAAACTAAAGCCTGATGAAAAGCTCCCCTCCAAACGGGCCTTTGCCAAAAACCTTGGGGTGAGCATCATCACCATCGAGAACGCTTATGCTCAATTGGCCGCCGAAGGCTATATTTATACCCTGCCCAAGCGAGGCTACTTTGTCGCCAATCTAGAGGGACAAACCCTTCATCCCCTTCGGGAAAGACAGCAGAAAACTCAAGGCCAGAAACAAAAAAACGAGCCAGCTTATTATGCTGACTTCGTCAGAAATTCCGTAGCACCCGATTCTTTTCCCTTCTCCGTCTGGACTAAGCTCCTGCGCGACGTAACCGATACGGAAAGCGAGGCTTCTCTTTTGTCCGATACCTCTGTGGGCGGCGTCATGAAGCTAAGGCAGGCTCTTGCTGAACACCTTTACCAATTCCGCGGGCTATCTGTGGAACCTGAGCAGATTATTGTCGGTGCCGGAACCCAGTACCTCTACAGCGTCCTTATCCAGCTGCTGGGCAGAAATCGCAGCTATGCCGTAGAAGATCCCGGCTATCCTCGACTGATGAAAATATATGAGAGTAATGATGTCACATGCCATCCGATTCCTATGGACCCCTCTGGGATTATTCCGGACTATATAAAAAGCAGTGGCGCCCAGATTCTGCACATTACCCCCTCTCACCATTTTCCGACTGGGATCGTCATGCCCGTCAGCCGTCGCTATGAGCTCTTAAGCTGGGCAGCCCAGCAAAATGAACACTATATAATTGAAGATGATTACGACTGTGAATTCCGCCTCTTCGGCAAACCCATCCCCACCCTGCAAAGTATCGATATCATGGAAAAAGTAATCTACATCAACACCTTCTCGAAAAGCCTAGCTCCCACCTTCCGCATCAGCTACATGGTGCTCCCCAGGCATCTTGTGGAACGGTATTATGAAAGGTTGGGCTTCTACTCCTGCACCGTATCAACCTTTGAGCAATTCACTCTGGCGCGTTTCATCTCTGAAGGTTATTTTGAAAAGCATATCAATCGTATGCGAACCTATTACCGCAAGCAGCGAGATACCATCCTCAAAGCCATCCGTCAAAGCGATCTATGCCCCTATGTTACAATTCGCGAAGAAGATTCCGGGCTACATTTCCTGATGAAAATCCACACTCAAATAGACGACGCCAAGCTTATCCTAGCAGCCAAAAATGCCGGTATCCGCATTTCCTGTGTCTCTCAATATTATCATGACAACCAGGATCATCAGACCCATGAAATCATCTTGAACTACTCAGGCATAGAGCCGGATAAAATTAACACAGCCATCCAGCGCCTGAGTCGGAGCCTTCTGGCTGTGATCTTGCATCCCGAGGACGCTACTTAA
- the pdxS gene encoding pyridoxal 5'-phosphate synthase lyase subunit PdxS, with product MNTINNKQYDLNKELAQMLKGGVIMDVTTPEQAKIAEAAGACAVMALERIPADIRAVGGVSRMSDPKMIKGIQNAVSIPVMAKCRIGHFVEAQILEAIEIDYIDESEVLSPSDDVYHIDKTRFKIPFVCGAKDLGEALRRINEGATMIRTKGEPGTGDVVQAVRHMRMINRQISRVVGMREDELFQEAKELQVPYELVLYVHEHRRLPVVNFAAGGIATPADAALMMQLGAEGVFVGSGIFKSGDPARRAQAIVKAVTNYQDPKMLAELSEDLGEAMVGINEQEIELLMAERGK from the coding sequence ATGAATACTATAAACAACAAACAATACGATTTAAACAAGGAGCTTGCCCAGATGCTGAAGGGCGGGGTGATCATGGATGTGACCACACCGGAGCAAGCGAAGATTGCCGAAGCGGCCGGAGCCTGCGCGGTAATGGCTCTGGAACGGATTCCAGCCGACATTCGAGCTGTTGGCGGTGTATCCCGGATGAGTGATCCGAAGATGATTAAGGGCATTCAGAATGCAGTTTCTATTCCGGTCATGGCCAAGTGTCGGATCGGTCACTTTGTCGAGGCTCAGATTCTTGAGGCTATCGAAATCGATTATATTGATGAGAGTGAAGTGCTTTCACCTTCGGATGATGTATACCACATTGATAAGACCAGATTTAAGATTCCTTTTGTCTGCGGGGCGAAAGATCTGGGGGAAGCCCTGCGGAGAATTAACGAAGGAGCTACGATGATTCGGACCAAGGGTGAACCAGGTACCGGAGACGTAGTCCAAGCTGTTCGTCATATGCGCATGATCAACCGTCAAATCAGCCGCGTGGTCGGTATGCGAGAAGATGAGCTGTTCCAAGAAGCGAAGGAACTCCAAGTGCCTTATGAGTTGGTGCTTTATGTCCATGAGCATCGACGTCTGCCGGTGGTCAATTTTGCTGCTGGTGGGATCGCGACCCCTGCGGATGCAGCTTTAATGATGCAGCTGGGAGCGGAAGGAGTTTTCGTGGGTTCTGGTATTTTTAAATCGGGAGATCCCGCCAGGAGAGCCCAAGCGATTGTCAAAGCAGTGACCAACTACCAAGATCCAAAAATGTTGGCCGAACTGTCTGAGGACCTAGGAGAAGCCATGGTCGGAATCAATGAGCAGGAAATCGAGCTACTCATGGCTGAACGGGGCAAGTAA
- the pdxT gene encoding pyridoxal 5'-phosphate synthase glutaminase subunit PdxT, giving the protein MIVGVLAVQGAFAEHEKILKELGVEYLELRNGNDARQDFDGLILPGGESTTQGKLLRELDMFEPLQEKIAYGLPVLATCAGLILLAEELSNDSARYFGTLPVKVKRNAYGRQLGSFYTEEAVGDLGKVPMTFIRAPYIESVKAGVEVLAEVNEHIVAVRYKNQIGLSFHPELNEDRKIHQMFLDSISHQDLKAWTQKAI; this is encoded by the coding sequence ATGATCGTAGGAGTATTGGCTGTTCAAGGGGCCTTTGCCGAGCATGAGAAAATCCTTAAGGAGCTGGGCGTAGAATATCTTGAGCTGCGCAATGGCAATGATGCTCGTCAAGATTTCGACGGACTGATTCTGCCGGGGGGGGAGAGTACCACCCAGGGGAAATTGCTCCGGGAGTTGGATATGTTCGAACCTCTGCAGGAGAAAATAGCCTATGGCTTGCCGGTTTTGGCAACTTGCGCGGGCCTTATTCTGCTTGCGGAAGAGCTCAGCAACGATTCGGCCCGCTACTTTGGTACCTTGCCGGTAAAGGTTAAGCGGAATGCTTACGGAAGGCAGCTGGGGAGCTTTTATACCGAAGAGGCAGTTGGGGATTTAGGTAAGGTTCCCATGACCTTTATTCGTGCACCCTATATCGAATCGGTCAAAGCAGGGGTGGAGGTTCTCGCAGAGGTCAATGAACACATCGTGGCTGTTCGTTATAAAAATCAAATCGGTCTTTCCTTTCACCCGGAATTAAATGAAGATCGCAAAATCCATCAGATGTTTCTCGACAGTATCTCCCACCAGGATCTCAAGGCTTGGACTCAAAAGGCAATCTAA
- the ilvA gene encoding threonine ammonia-lyase — protein MSIELTLAKIQEAQNAIHPYIHRTVLDHSSTLSALTGADIYLKMENLQKTGSFKARGAMNKILKLSEEEKKKGVLAASAGNHAQGVAMAASRSGIASTIVMPENAPLAKVSATEGYGAKVILSGAVFDDAYQKAVEIQQETGATFIHAFDDWEVMAGQGTIGLEIFEQLPQVDTVLVPIGGGGLIAGVGVALKSLKPDVRIIGVQAAGAASMLHALEVGKPELLARANTMADGIAVKKAGERTFATVQQVVDEIVTVEEEEISQAILMLMERTKTLAEGAGAVSVAAALHHKVDLTGQKAVLILSGGNIDVNFLAQIIERGLRRSGRAMVCQMLLPDQPGNLEKVLEIIAQERANIMSIEHARYDLAVPLRSARVYMTLETQSFEHQRRISKRLEEAGYPLV, from the coding sequence ATGTCTATAGAACTGACTTTAGCAAAAATCCAAGAAGCCCAGAACGCTATTCATCCTTATATACACCGAACGGTTTTGGACCATTCAAGTACTTTGAGTGCCCTGACCGGTGCGGATATCTACCTGAAGATGGAGAACCTGCAAAAAACCGGCTCTTTTAAGGCGCGCGGAGCTATGAACAAAATCCTTAAGCTATCCGAAGAGGAGAAGAAAAAGGGGGTTTTGGCCGCTTCGGCAGGAAATCATGCCCAAGGGGTGGCCATGGCAGCCTCGCGCTCAGGGATCGCGTCAACCATCGTCATGCCGGAAAATGCTCCCCTGGCCAAAGTCTCCGCGACAGAAGGGTATGGCGCTAAGGTCATTCTTTCCGGGGCAGTCTTCGATGATGCCTATCAAAAGGCCGTAGAAATACAGCAAGAAACCGGGGCGACCTTCATTCATGCCTTTGATGATTGGGAGGTTATGGCGGGACAAGGGACGATTGGCTTAGAGATTTTTGAGCAGCTGCCCCAGGTGGATACCGTGCTGGTTCCGATTGGTGGTGGGGGTTTGATAGCCGGGGTAGGGGTAGCTTTAAAATCCCTTAAACCAGATGTGCGCATCATCGGGGTCCAAGCAGCTGGGGCTGCGAGCATGCTCCATGCGCTGGAGGTTGGTAAACCGGAGCTCTTAGCCCGGGCCAATACTATGGCAGACGGGATTGCCGTCAAAAAGGCGGGGGAGCGAACCTTTGCCACGGTGCAGCAGGTTGTGGATGAAATCGTGACTGTTGAAGAAGAAGAGATTAGTCAAGCGATTCTTATGCTGATGGAACGCACGAAGACCCTCGCCGAAGGGGCGGGTGCTGTGAGTGTCGCGGCTGCCCTTCACCATAAGGTGGATCTAACGGGTCAGAAAGCGGTGCTTATCCTGAGTGGGGGCAATATCGATGTGAATTTCCTTGCTCAGATTATCGAACGAGGCCTCAGACGTTCAGGCCGGGCCATGGTCTGCCAGATGCTCTTGCCTGACCAGCCTGGTAACCTAGAGAAGGTCCTCGAAATTATTGCTCAAGAACGGGCGAATATCATGTCCATCGAGCATGCCCGCTATGACTTAGCGGTTCCCCTGCGTTCTGCCCGGGTCTATATGACTTTGGAAACGCAAAGCTTTGAACATCAAAGACGGATTAGCAAGCGCCTTGAGGAGGCCGGATACCCCTTGGTTTAG
- a CDS encoding threonine aldolase family protein: MISFKNDYSEGAHPRILEALLKSNLIQEQGYGEDSFCLGASELLRERLGNKDLTIHYLTGGTQANLVAISAFLRPHEAAIAAQTGHIFVHETGAIEATGHKVLTSESKDGKLTPAQIQEVLTAHTDEHMVKPKLVYISNTTEVGTVYSKSELQALSQFCREKNLYLFMDGARLGSALCSEGNDLDLADLPKLVDAFYIGGTKNGALLGEALVLCNEALKPDFRYHMKQKGALLAKGRVIGLQFLELFRDNLYFDLAIHANTMAYKLRDELKEAGVKFLAESSSNQVFPIFSDAIVEQLKVNYHFEIWGKVGTQTAIRLVTSWATREEAVDSFMADLKKIL; this comes from the coding sequence ATGATAAGTTTCAAGAATGACTATAGTGAAGGAGCCCATCCGCGGATTCTCGAGGCTCTGCTGAAATCGAACCTTATTCAGGAACAAGGGTATGGAGAGGATTCCTTTTGCCTAGGGGCTAGTGAACTTTTGCGGGAGCGGTTGGGGAATAAGGACTTGACTATCCACTATCTTACGGGAGGAACCCAAGCCAATCTCGTGGCGATTTCGGCCTTTTTGAGACCTCATGAGGCGGCCATTGCTGCGCAGACCGGACATATCTTTGTCCACGAGACGGGGGCCATCGAGGCCACGGGCCACAAAGTGTTGACATCAGAGAGCAAGGACGGTAAGCTGACACCGGCCCAGATTCAAGAGGTGTTGACTGCTCACACTGACGAACATATGGTCAAGCCTAAGCTGGTGTACATCTCCAATACGACAGAGGTAGGCACCGTGTATAGCAAAAGTGAACTTCAAGCTCTCAGTCAGTTTTGCCGGGAAAAGAATCTCTACTTATTTATGGATGGGGCCAGACTCGGTTCGGCTCTGTGCTCGGAGGGCAATGACCTAGACTTAGCAGATTTGCCAAAGCTAGTGGATGCCTTCTATATTGGTGGAACGAAAAATGGTGCACTCCTTGGGGAAGCTTTGGTACTGTGCAATGAAGCTCTAAAACCAGATTTTCGCTATCATATGAAACAAAAGGGTGCTCTTTTAGCAAAAGGAAGGGTAATCGGCCTTCAGTTCCTTGAGCTTTTCCGAGATAATTTGTATTTTGACCTAGCAATTCACGCTAACACTATGGCTTATAAGCTACGAGATGAGTTAAAGGAAGCAGGGGTTAAATTTCTTGCCGAATCTAGCTCCAACCAAGTATTTCCTATTTTCTCGGACGCGATCGTGGAGCAGCTTAAGGTGAACTATCATTTTGAAATATGGGGGAAAGTGGGCACACAAACCGCTATTCGCTTGGTAACATCTTGGGCGACACGAGAAGAAGCTGTAGATTCTTTCATGGCGGATCTCAAAAAAATACTTTGA